The nucleotide sequence TTCTGGTTATTCGGAGCTACATTTGATACAACATTtcaacatatgcatacatacatacttacctacaccagtatatacatacatacataacttgcTGACAAATGTTCATTTACTACAACAAGGACAAATACCCAATATCTTTCTGTATATGCATGGGTATTTCTGCTTTGTCTTTTGAATAAAGTAATTATGCTTTTTCAGGAAAACAATCTCGCTTAgcactatacatatatataagtacatacatacatgcttcatgatgtacatatatacacatatgtatacatgtatgtatattatattcgaCATCTACATTTGTTTCGGATAACTTCTCAAAAGAATGCCAACGAAGAAAATAATATGAATACACATCCCAAACAATAAACCtatgcaaacatatttgtatatgaatGTGGGTATGCAAGTTCAGGTATAAAACCGATAACCGTACCAGCTAACTAGTCCACTACTAGTACTAGACTATACAGTAATATTTCACATATgaatgcatacttacatacctacatatatatgtatgtacctacatatttgttttttatatcgctacaataaacatatttatgtatacatacatatgtatgtagattctCGTAGCGTGAATGCACATTGTGTTAAGTGATTGACTTCATCACTGCCTAAtggtacaaaatgtttttttttttattttttttttaatcgaaatcaaaataaattatactGGCAAAATTGCTTTGGGGTTTTGAGAAGTTTGGAAGAACGTAGACATGACCTTGTCCAAAGACCCTACCCTTTAGATTATATATAAGACTAGCTTATACAGCTCCCGAAAGCTAGAGCTACTATGCATCAACTCTGGTCGcgattgtacatatgtatgtatatcagaaGGAATTAACACGGCGCAAAAAATAATACACACGTacacgcatatatacatatatgaattaagAGAATACACCCCATTTGGTAAATAGTCTGccaaatgtatattaaaaaaatgtatataattcaTAAGAAAAGTGTAATAGCATTCGTCtggtaacattttttctttcattcttaATTCCGAATTTTAGGAAACGACCAGAAAGCGATAACCAACAAATTGTCGTTACTAATCAAAGAGCGGAATATAATTTTGGGTGCATTTTTTACCTGCCAATAATAGAGAATTGTTCCAGgtaatacacaaacattttttcacaGTATATTTGCATTTTACCCTAAGCATCTAAAAAGGTAACACATCTGGCGGGGTATAAGTGCGTGATTGcgaaaatctacccaaagtagGTACTACTTTTTGTGTTTCGGCGGAGGAATATTGGCATTTGTATGGCAGCCAGAGTATAAATACGAGGCTGCAGTGTAGAAAATTTCACAGTTATTGGCGAGTACTGATGGAGTTTAAATCGTTTTGAAGTGGATTTGAAAGGCACAAATTTCATTGTGCAGCATTATAGCACATCTGAGCTGAGTCATTACAGTTCAAGGCTGAAATaaaggtgtgtgtgtgcgtgtgtatgtgtaaatatatataaatttgtgtAATACAATTGCGAACAAAGGATAGCGGCTAAGTTAAAAAGAAAACGCTGTGCAAGCTGAAACAAGCTCTACGAGTGCTGCAAAATgacaaaactgaaaataatttcaggttttgaaaacaattttgttgaagATGCGTCGACAATACGAGCTTGGGTACAAAATTTTCGTACTAAACGgtcacaaatgaaaaaaaagcacCGAGGCGATTTACGTGTAAATGCAATGTTAAATACGGCACTGCTGACAGCCGAAGCTGACTTATGTCGCAAGCAAAACGAATGTTTTCGTACCCGACTGATGTTTCAACAAAGATCGGAGAAGGGTTATGTGATGGGACATGTGTTGGGCGAGGAGAGAGCAAAGCAACGAGAAACGATCAATAATATATGGAAAAGTGAGATAAATGACCTGGATTCATTTATGCGTTCGCTAAACAGTAGTAATAGAAGTTGCGGTGACAAAACAACTAGAAATGAAAatacttataatttaaaaagtgatAACAGCAGTACTTTACAGTATAGTATTGCTGTAGTTAGTTGATAATGTTAAATATGTCTTTtcctgaaataattttcattgtaGATGTGTAAAATGTGTACCTCTAGAATAGATTTATTATGCAAGTTTTTCATTTGCAGTCATCGAAGCATCTTCCGAATACTTCGACAATGTGAAAACTGAGAGTTGACACCATATTCTGGTTGAGAATAGCCAGCGAGCCTGGACTGGGCATGCCCGAGTTCTGGGAGCCTGGTATGGGGTGATGCGCACGCACAACTGATGTGTGGAAAATTAGCTCAGATGTTGCTCAATCGGTTCGTAAAATTAgcatttaaaaagttatataactCGATGTTTTGTCTTATATACGAAAACTAtctattttctcaaaacaaagtaaaacaaatcgccattttgttttatgtaaCGTTCGTTTGCGCATGGCGTCATAGGCCGCCATGTTAAACTTCGAAATGTGTATggattataaattaatatattttcgtttAATAGTTTGTcggattttgtttttatcttggtttaaatttcaaaaacttaatcAGAATTATGATacgtattttattttggaagaaTTTACCTGCAAGGACAGTAAAGAGGTCATTTGACCGATAATTATAGTTACTGTTCACACGAAAAATACTCGGCAATGCTCGGAGAAAAGTTACTATCTCATTCTTCATGAGTAATGTGAAGAAATTGGTAGAGACCGCTGTATAGTGTGATTTTGCATCTCTCTCTAACTTATGTATACGCTCATTGTAATCGATGAAGTAAATGGTATAATTTTTAGTCAGTTGACTAATGAGACTTAATGTAAATGTCTATCGCATATaaattgaaatcgaaaaatgttgattataacgtatatatttttatgcataaagAACAGCAAGAGAAGCATTTTGGCTATTTCGTCTTAGGTGCAATCACAAACTAGGTGCTCCAATTTTCGTATTGCCACCTTGCATTCATAGTCTGCACAAATCAGTATCTGGTATTTGTTTCACTCTTTCATAAAGCTACAAAAAGAGCAGTATGTTCTCTTATGCTTCATTTCATGTCCAAAGAAAATATG is from Anastrepha ludens isolate Willacy chromosome 4, idAnaLude1.1, whole genome shotgun sequence and encodes:
- the LOC128862483 gene encoding uncharacterized protein LOC128862483, whose amino-acid sequence is MTKLKIISGFENNFVEDASTIRAWVQNFRTKRSQMKKKHRGDLRVNAMLNTALLTAEADLCRKQNECFRTRLMFQQRSEKGYVMGHVLGEERAKQRETINNIWKSEINDLDSFMRSLNSSNRSCGDKTTRNENTYNLKSDNSSTLQYSIAVVS